The following proteins come from a genomic window of Cryptosporangium minutisporangium:
- a CDS encoding TetR/AcrR family transcriptional regulator encodes MTDTPTRILSAARDCLLADGYSRFSTRRVADTAGVPLSQIHYHFGTRKALVLALLARENQSLLERQRRMYGAEAPLWKRYEQACDYLDDDLASGYVRVLQEMIAAGWSDQTIAQDVLAVIQGWYDVLGEVAREAEARFGSLGPFTADQIAGLVGMAFLGGEALALLGDAKWSDNARSALRSVTDLIRMLEEG; translated from the coding sequence GTGACCGACACACCGACGCGGATCCTCAGCGCCGCGCGCGACTGCCTGCTCGCCGATGGCTACAGCCGGTTCTCCACCCGCCGGGTGGCGGACACGGCCGGGGTACCGCTCAGCCAGATCCACTACCACTTCGGTACCCGTAAGGCGCTGGTCCTGGCGCTGCTCGCTCGGGAGAACCAGAGCCTGCTGGAGCGTCAGCGCCGGATGTACGGCGCGGAGGCGCCGCTCTGGAAGCGGTACGAGCAGGCCTGCGACTACCTCGACGACGACCTCGCATCCGGCTACGTCCGGGTACTGCAGGAGATGATCGCCGCGGGCTGGTCCGACCAGACGATCGCCCAGGACGTCCTCGCGGTGATCCAGGGCTGGTACGACGTGCTCGGCGAGGTCGCGCGCGAAGCGGAGGCACGCTTCGGCTCCCTCGGCCCGTTCACCGCCGACCAGATCGCCGGTCTCGTCGGCATGGCGTTCCTCGGCGGGGAGGCGCTGGCGCTGCTGGGGGACGCGAAGTGGAGCGACAACGCCCGCAGCGCACTGCGTAGCGTCACCGACCTGATCCGGATGCTGGAAGAGGGCTAA
- the mddA gene encoding methanethiol S-methyltransferase: protein MLRRVLVAGYGAVAYVFFLVTFLYTIGFLARVAVPKDVDDGPTGPVWLALLVDTALLTLFAVQHSVMARPWFKRWWTRWVAPSIERSTYVLAASLAVAALLWLWRPLPATVWSVPDGWLRWVVWAGQLLGWGLVLLSTFQIGHFDLFGLRQVFARFRSRQYAEPRFAQPLLYRLVRHPLMVGFLIAFWVTPDMSVGRLYFAVVASAYIVVAVRFEEHDLARQLGDDYRRYQREVPRFVPRVPGTAGRRRAVPVEPR from the coding sequence ATGCTTCGTCGTGTTCTCGTCGCCGGTTACGGCGCCGTCGCCTACGTCTTCTTCCTGGTCACGTTCCTGTACACGATCGGCTTCCTGGCCCGCGTCGCCGTTCCGAAGGACGTCGACGACGGTCCGACCGGTCCGGTCTGGCTCGCGCTGCTGGTCGATACCGCGTTGCTGACGCTCTTCGCGGTGCAGCACAGCGTCATGGCCCGCCCGTGGTTCAAACGCTGGTGGACGCGGTGGGTCGCGCCGTCGATCGAACGCAGCACGTACGTCCTGGCCGCGAGCCTGGCCGTCGCCGCACTGCTGTGGCTGTGGCGTCCGCTGCCGGCGACCGTGTGGTCGGTACCGGACGGCTGGCTGCGGTGGGTGGTCTGGGCCGGGCAGCTGCTGGGCTGGGGGCTGGTTCTGCTCAGCACGTTCCAGATCGGGCACTTCGACCTGTTCGGACTCCGGCAGGTGTTCGCCCGGTTCCGCAGTCGTCAGTACGCCGAGCCGCGCTTCGCCCAGCCGCTGCTGTACCGGCTGGTCCGGCACCCGCTCATGGTCGGGTTCCTGATCGCGTTCTGGGTCACGCCGGACATGAGTGTCGGGCGGCTCTACTTCGCGGTGGTGGCGAGCGCGTACATCGTCGTCGCGGTGCGGTTCGAGGAGCACGACCTGGCCCGGCAGCTCGGCGACGACTACCGGCGGTACCAGCGCGAGGTTCCGCGGTTCGTGCCGCGTGTGCCGGGAACGGCCGGCCGCCGTCGAGCGGTACCGGTGGAGCCCCGGTGA
- a CDS encoding MerR family transcriptional regulator encodes MKIGELSRATGVSIRLLRYYEEQGLLVSERSAGGHRQYAADAPATVARIRGLLAAGLSTRVIRDLMPCFAGDGIALQACVLDHLTTQLADLEARIADLSDARTALLGILDASTRSPAQLSA; translated from the coding sequence GTGAAGATCGGTGAGCTGTCGCGCGCCACCGGCGTCTCGATCCGTCTGCTCCGGTACTACGAGGAGCAGGGTCTGCTGGTCTCCGAGCGCAGCGCCGGAGGGCACCGCCAGTACGCCGCGGACGCACCCGCCACGGTGGCTCGCATCCGGGGTCTGCTCGCCGCGGGCCTTTCCACCCGCGTCATCCGCGACCTCATGCCCTGCTTCGCGGGCGACGGCATCGCGCTGCAGGCGTGCGTGCTCGACCATCTCACGACCCAGCTCGCCGACCTGGAGGCCCGCATCGCGGACCTCTCCGACGCGCGCACGGCGCTCCTCGGGATCCTGGACGCGTCCACCCGGTCACCGGCGCAGCTCAGCGCCTGA
- a CDS encoding alpha/beta hydrolase — protein sequence MKARSPDAEGYVEVGQVTIHYEVAGSGGPTILLLPTWTIVHKRFWKLQVAHLARHHRVVTYDGPGNGRSDRPVVPSAYDQSAQVAYALAVLDATGTERAVVVGLSRAANWALGLAADHPERVLGAVFLGPAVALGGGSPGRNAALRAFDAPPPPLEPSAVPGLRRDPEAHWAKYNRRYWHEHYEDFLWFFFGQCLPEEHSTKAIEDAVGWGCETTAAVLSAEADSVRPDRASIEEWCARTTVPTLVIHGDDDRVIPARVGERLAGLLGGEYVSIAGGGHLPLARDPVRITLLLHEFAERLAPRGRLSRPDQVFRPDPSTPAPTSPVTRTWTTGRTRPRRVLYLSSPIGLGHARRDVAIAAALREHHPDVRIDWLAQHPVTTLLEQAGEHVHPASRWLASESAHVESEAAEHDLHCFEALRRMDEILVANFLLFSDVVADGQYDLVVGDEAWEVDHFLHENPELKRFAYAWFTDFVGYLPMPDGGEREALVAADYNAEMIEHIARYPRVRDRAIFVGDPEDVVPDRFGPGLPRIADWTREHYAFSGYVSTGEPVPDRDELRAALGYRPDERVCVVTVGGSGVGHHLLRRVVDAFPAAARSVPGLRMIVVTGPRIPAAAFPARPGLEVREYVPDLPRHLAACDLAVVQGGLTTCMELTAAGRPFVHVPLRSHFEQNVHVPHRLRRYGAGRRLDYDDLTPETLAAVIREEIGRPVRYRPVATDGAQRAAGLLADLL from the coding sequence GTGAAGGCGCGCTCCCCGGACGCGGAGGGCTACGTCGAGGTCGGCCAGGTCACGATCCACTACGAGGTCGCCGGCTCCGGTGGGCCGACGATCCTGCTCCTGCCGACCTGGACGATCGTCCACAAGCGGTTCTGGAAGTTGCAGGTCGCCCACCTGGCCCGGCACCACCGGGTGGTGACCTACGACGGTCCGGGCAACGGGCGCTCGGACCGTCCGGTGGTGCCGTCCGCGTACGACCAGTCCGCGCAGGTGGCGTACGCGTTGGCGGTCCTGGACGCGACGGGTACCGAGCGGGCCGTCGTGGTCGGCCTGTCCCGGGCCGCCAACTGGGCGCTCGGCCTCGCCGCCGACCACCCCGAGCGGGTCCTCGGGGCGGTGTTCCTCGGCCCCGCGGTCGCGCTGGGCGGCGGGTCACCCGGCCGGAACGCCGCCCTCCGGGCGTTCGACGCCCCACCGCCTCCGCTGGAGCCGTCGGCGGTGCCCGGGCTCCGCCGGGATCCCGAGGCCCACTGGGCGAAGTACAACCGGCGGTACTGGCACGAGCACTACGAGGACTTCCTCTGGTTCTTCTTCGGACAGTGCCTGCCCGAGGAGCACTCGACCAAGGCGATCGAGGACGCGGTGGGCTGGGGATGCGAGACCACAGCGGCGGTACTGAGCGCCGAGGCGGACAGCGTGCGGCCGGACCGGGCGTCGATCGAGGAGTGGTGCGCCCGGACGACCGTGCCGACGCTGGTCATCCACGGGGACGACGACCGGGTGATCCCCGCGCGGGTGGGGGAGCGGTTGGCCGGGCTGCTCGGCGGTGAGTACGTCTCGATCGCCGGCGGCGGGCACCTGCCGCTCGCCCGCGACCCGGTGCGGATCACGCTGCTCCTCCACGAGTTCGCCGAGCGGCTCGCGCCTCGCGGGCGTCTGTCTCGCCCTGACCAGGTGTTCCGACCCGACCCGAGCACCCCGGCGCCGACCTCACCCGTCACCCGCACCTGGACGACCGGGCGCACCCGGCCGCGACGGGTCCTGTACCTGTCGTCGCCGATCGGGCTCGGCCATGCGCGTCGGGACGTCGCGATCGCGGCCGCGCTCCGGGAGCACCACCCGGACGTCCGGATCGACTGGCTCGCGCAACACCCGGTGACGACGCTGCTGGAGCAGGCCGGGGAGCACGTCCATCCGGCGAGCCGATGGCTGGCGAGCGAGTCCGCGCACGTCGAGAGCGAGGCGGCCGAACACGACCTGCACTGCTTCGAGGCGCTGCGCCGGATGGACGAGATCCTGGTCGCGAACTTCCTGCTCTTCTCCGACGTCGTCGCGGACGGGCAGTACGACCTGGTCGTCGGCGACGAAGCCTGGGAGGTCGACCACTTCCTGCACGAGAACCCCGAGCTCAAGCGGTTCGCCTACGCCTGGTTCACGGACTTCGTCGGGTACCTGCCGATGCCGGACGGTGGTGAGCGGGAGGCGCTGGTGGCCGCCGACTACAACGCGGAGATGATCGAGCACATCGCCCGCTACCCGCGGGTGCGCGACCGCGCGATCTTCGTCGGCGACCCGGAGGACGTCGTCCCGGACCGGTTCGGACCGGGGTTGCCGCGGATCGCCGACTGGACGCGGGAGCACTACGCGTTCTCCGGGTACGTCAGCACCGGGGAGCCGGTGCCGGACCGCGACGAGTTGCGGGCCGCGCTCGGGTACCGCCCGGACGAGCGGGTGTGCGTGGTGACGGTCGGCGGGTCAGGCGTCGGCCACCACCTGCTGCGACGGGTGGTCGACGCGTTCCCCGCCGCGGCGCGGAGCGTGCCGGGCCTGCGGATGATCGTCGTCACCGGACCCCGCATCCCGGCCGCCGCGTTCCCGGCGCGGCCCGGTCTCGAGGTGCGGGAGTACGTGCCCGACCTACCCCGGCACCTCGCCGCCTGCGACCTCGCCGTGGTGCAGGGCGGGCTGACGACGTGCATGGAGCTCACCGCCGCCGGGCGGCCGTTCGTCCACGTGCCGTTGCGCTCCCACTTCGAGCAGAACGTGCACGTGCCGCACCGGCTGCGTCGGTACGGGGCGGGGCGTCGGCTGGACTACGACGACCTCACGCCGGAGACGCTCGCGGCGGTGATCCGGGAGGAGATCGGCCGCCCGGTGCGCTACCGCCCGGTGGCCACCGACGGCGCCCAGCGCGCCGCCGGCCTCCTCGCCGACCTGCTCTGA
- a CDS encoding universal stress protein, translated as MTSTPVVAVGTDGSEPALIAVDWATEYARRHAASVRVVTGLEIPTPLPAYTAYPLPDLREAVGEDARRTVEAAVARIQQHAPEIEVTGSVVAQPPVPALLEASHHADLLVVGCRGLNEFTNLLLGSVSAAVTAHADCSVAVVRGTRAARTDAPVVVGVDGSDREDATLTAAFEEAAQRKAPLVAVHAWSDVTLVATAGAAVGAWPTWDRLREEAANLVDSTLEPWRAKYPSVRVGTHVVRDRPAAALLELGRTAQLLVVGSHGRGGFAGMRLGSVAGRLVHHADCPVLVVRHAVTA; from the coding sequence ATGACCAGCACCCCTGTCGTCGCCGTCGGCACCGACGGATCGGAGCCGGCGCTCATCGCTGTGGACTGGGCGACCGAGTACGCCCGGCGGCACGCTGCGTCGGTGCGGGTGGTCACCGGATTGGAGATCCCGACGCCGCTGCCTGCCTACACCGCGTATCCGCTTCCGGACCTGCGCGAGGCGGTCGGGGAGGACGCCCGACGCACGGTGGAGGCGGCGGTGGCGCGGATCCAGCAGCACGCGCCCGAGATCGAAGTGACCGGGTCGGTGGTGGCCCAACCTCCGGTGCCGGCCCTGCTGGAGGCGTCCCACCACGCCGACCTGCTCGTGGTCGGCTGCCGGGGCCTCAACGAGTTCACCAACCTGTTGCTGGGCTCGGTCTCCGCGGCGGTCACCGCTCACGCGGACTGCTCCGTCGCGGTGGTCCGCGGCACGCGGGCGGCCCGCACGGATGCGCCGGTGGTCGTCGGCGTCGACGGCTCCGACCGCGAGGACGCGACGCTGACCGCCGCGTTCGAGGAGGCCGCGCAGCGGAAGGCGCCGCTGGTGGCGGTGCACGCCTGGAGCGACGTCACGTTGGTCGCCACGGCGGGCGCGGCCGTCGGGGCCTGGCCGACCTGGGACCGGCTGCGCGAGGAGGCCGCGAACCTCGTCGACAGCACGCTGGAGCCGTGGCGGGCCAAGTACCCGTCGGTCCGGGTCGGTACCCACGTCGTCCGGGACCGCCCCGCCGCGGCGCTGCTCGAGCTCGGGCGCACCGCCCAGCTGCTGGTCGTCGGCTCGCACGGACGCGGCGGGTTCGCGGGTATGCGGCTCGGCTCGGTCGCCGGCCGTCTCGTCCACCACGCGGACTGCCCGGTGCTGGTCGTCCGCCACGCGGTCACCGCGTGA
- a CDS encoding aldo/keto reductase, with protein MGMTWAYGTDPGADDPGAVIGRAVTLGMTLIDTSDVYGPFTNEELVGKALVGRRNEVTLATKGGLAAQFTPDGNPDASRMPRPNGTPEHLERAIDGSLRRLAVDHIDLYYLHRPDPQVPVADSIGTLAEAVQAGKIRAIGVSEFSVEQLDEAAAVHPISVVQSELSLWTREHLETTLPWCVRNGAGFVAFSPLGRGFLTGAFREAAFAADDFRASLPRFQQENLQANLAIVDAVEAIAARYDATAAQVALAWVLAQGENVVPIPGTRRISRLEENAAAAALRLSADDLAELDALPAPAGTRY; from the coding sequence ATGGGAATGACTTGGGCGTACGGCACCGATCCCGGGGCAGACGACCCCGGCGCGGTGATCGGGCGCGCGGTCACGCTCGGCATGACCCTGATCGATACCTCCGATGTGTACGGGCCGTTCACCAACGAGGAGTTGGTCGGCAAAGCGCTGGTCGGGCGGCGCAACGAGGTCACGCTGGCCACCAAGGGCGGGCTGGCCGCGCAGTTCACCCCGGACGGCAATCCGGATGCGTCGCGGATGCCCCGGCCGAACGGCACGCCCGAGCACTTGGAGCGGGCGATCGACGGCTCGTTGCGGCGGCTCGCGGTCGACCACATCGACCTGTACTACCTGCACCGGCCCGACCCGCAGGTGCCGGTCGCCGACAGCATCGGGACGCTCGCCGAGGCGGTACAAGCGGGCAAGATCCGGGCGATCGGCGTCTCCGAGTTCTCCGTCGAGCAGCTCGACGAGGCCGCGGCGGTCCACCCGATCAGCGTGGTGCAGTCCGAGTTGTCGCTCTGGACCCGCGAGCACCTGGAGACCACGCTGCCGTGGTGCGTCCGGAACGGCGCGGGGTTCGTGGCGTTCTCCCCGCTCGGGCGCGGCTTCCTCACCGGCGCCTTCCGCGAGGCGGCGTTCGCGGCGGACGACTTCCGCGCCAGCCTGCCCCGGTTCCAGCAGGAGAACCTGCAGGCCAATCTGGCCATCGTGGACGCGGTGGAGGCGATCGCCGCCCGGTACGACGCGACGGCGGCGCAGGTCGCGCTCGCGTGGGTGCTGGCGCAGGGCGAGAACGTGGTGCCGATCCCCGGCACCCGGCGGATCTCCCGACTGGAGGAGAACGCGGCCGCGGCGGCGCTGCGACTGAGCGCCGACGACCTGGCCGAGCTCGACGCGCTCCCCGCCCCCGCCGGTACGCGCTACTGA
- a CDS encoding putative quinol monooxygenase — translation MTPTATTTVSLYGFVTPKPGHADALRALLTGLVEPSRAEDGNLEYHVHEQEDGRFFLYEVWRSPAALEQHHATPFVRAFLAEFPDHAAGAPEAYSGVMVSPYPARAA, via the coding sequence ATGACACCAACCGCAACGACCACGGTCTCGCTCTACGGCTTCGTGACACCGAAACCCGGCCACGCCGACGCGCTCCGCGCCTTGCTGACCGGCCTCGTCGAACCCTCCCGCGCCGAGGACGGCAACCTGGAGTACCACGTCCACGAGCAGGAGGACGGCCGGTTCTTCCTCTACGAGGTCTGGCGCTCGCCCGCGGCCCTCGAACAACACCATGCGACGCCGTTCGTGCGCGCGTTCCTCGCCGAGTTCCCCGACCACGCGGCGGGGGCGCCGGAGGCGTACTCCGGCGTGATGGTGAGCCCGTACCCGGCGCGCGCGGCCTGA